The Mycolicibacterium boenickei genome has a segment encoding these proteins:
- a CDS encoding carbohydrate ABC transporter permease, producing MATTRLRTTALGYALVAPSLFGVVTFLLLPMLVVIWLSLQRWDLLGPIEYVGLDNWASVLTDSSFGTSLAVTLLFVLLVVPTQTVLGLIAASLLARELPGTGFFRTVYVLPWICAPLAIAVLWKWILAPTDGALSTVLGRQVDWLTDPGLALPVVSAVVVWTNVGYVTLFFLAGILNIPADVHNAARTDGATDWQRFRHITLPMLRPTMFFVLVTGIVSAAQVFDTVYALTAGGPQGHTDLVAHRIYAEAFGAAAVGRASVMAIVLFVILVGITLLQHIYFRRRISYDLT from the coding sequence ATGGCCACCACCCGGCTCCGCACGACCGCACTGGGGTATGCGCTCGTCGCCCCCAGCCTCTTCGGCGTGGTCACCTTCCTGCTGCTGCCCATGCTGGTGGTGATCTGGCTGAGCCTGCAGCGTTGGGACCTGCTCGGTCCGATCGAGTATGTGGGACTGGACAATTGGGCGTCGGTGCTCACCGATTCGTCGTTCGGTACCTCCTTGGCGGTGACGCTGCTGTTCGTCCTGCTGGTGGTGCCGACCCAAACCGTGCTCGGGCTCATCGCGGCGTCACTGCTGGCGCGAGAGCTTCCCGGCACCGGCTTCTTCCGCACCGTGTACGTGCTGCCGTGGATCTGTGCGCCACTGGCCATCGCAGTGTTGTGGAAATGGATCCTGGCTCCCACGGACGGCGCGCTGAGCACCGTGTTGGGCCGCCAGGTGGACTGGCTCACCGATCCTGGGCTGGCGCTGCCGGTGGTGTCGGCCGTCGTGGTGTGGACCAATGTCGGCTACGTGACGCTGTTCTTCCTGGCCGGCATCCTCAACATCCCGGCCGACGTCCACAACGCCGCCCGCACCGACGGCGCCACCGACTGGCAGCGGTTCCGTCACATCACCCTGCCGATGCTGCGCCCGACGATGTTCTTCGTCCTGGTCACCGGAATCGTCAGCGCCGCGCAGGTATTCGACACCGTGTACGCCTTGACCGCGGGCGGGCCGCAGGGCCACACGGACCTGGTGGCCCACCGGATCTATGCCGAGGCGTTCGGTGCGGCCGCGGTGGGCCGGGCCTCGGTGATGGCCATCGTGCTGTTCGTCATCCTCGTCGGCATCACGCTGCTGCAGCACATCTACTTCCGCCGCAGGATCAGCTATGACCTCACGTAA
- a CDS encoding DUF4349 domain-containing protein, with the protein MPQHTRASRHRRLTVALFTAAMLAAAPACAAGHSPSSSGPAAPQSDAGFAPAAPAPEAGPGMKDAPIPTEVKRDIVKTASMSITTGNPAAVADKAVSLATDAGGRIDSRSEDAGSSSGRAHISLALRVPAAKLEGTLDEFKTLGTVQTVEVRADDVTSQRVDLDARIKALQTSVDRLLGIMRDAKDPEALIQAENALSQRQADLDSLRAQRTQLGDQIDYSTVNLDITAEQIGGPAPQYQGFWGQVERGWHGLVSVASGAVMVFGLLLPWLAVVVIAAVIIVAVIRLTRSRTGQASATGQAGGQDRELQSQGTAADHNEDGEGDPVPRPGP; encoded by the coding sequence ATGCCCCAGCACACCCGTGCATCCCGCCACCGCCGACTGACGGTGGCACTGTTTACCGCCGCCATGTTGGCTGCCGCACCGGCTTGCGCAGCCGGCCACTCCCCGAGTTCCTCTGGCCCGGCTGCCCCGCAGAGCGACGCCGGTTTCGCCCCGGCGGCCCCGGCGCCGGAGGCGGGTCCGGGAATGAAGGACGCGCCGATACCGACCGAGGTCAAACGCGACATCGTCAAGACCGCGTCGATGTCGATCACCACCGGCAATCCGGCGGCGGTGGCGGACAAGGCCGTATCGCTGGCCACCGATGCCGGTGGCCGGATCGACAGCCGCTCCGAGGACGCCGGCTCCAGTTCCGGTCGCGCACACATCTCCCTTGCGCTTCGGGTTCCGGCCGCCAAACTCGAAGGGACCCTCGACGAGTTCAAGACGCTCGGCACGGTCCAGACCGTCGAGGTTCGCGCCGACGACGTGACGTCACAGCGCGTCGATCTCGACGCCCGTATCAAGGCACTGCAGACCTCGGTGGACCGGCTGCTGGGGATCATGCGGGACGCCAAGGATCCCGAGGCCCTGATCCAGGCCGAGAACGCGCTGTCCCAGCGCCAGGCCGACCTGGACAGCCTGCGCGCGCAGCGCACCCAGCTCGGCGACCAGATCGACTACAGCACGGTCAATCTCGACATCACCGCCGAGCAGATCGGTGGCCCCGCCCCGCAGTATCAGGGGTTCTGGGGGCAGGTCGAGCGCGGCTGGCACGGCTTGGTTTCGGTGGCATCGGGCGCGGTGATGGTGTTCGGTCTGCTGCTGCCGTGGCTGGCGGTCGTCGTCATCGCGGCGGTGATCATCGTGGCCGTGATCCGGCTGACGAGGTCGCGTACCGGGCAGGCGTCAGCGACGGGGCAGGCTGGTGGGCAGGATCGTGAGCTCCAGAGCCAGGGCACTGCCGCAGACCACAACGAGGACGGCGAAGGCGATCCAGTCCCGCGTCCGGGGCCGTGA
- a CDS encoding ABC transporter substrate-binding protein produces MKPRRSTLIAACLALVMATLLVAATLLGHTTEPEGRTVVTVRLWDPQVAAAYRESFAEFSKEHPDIEVRVNTVAYSAYFDSLRTDVAGGSADDIFWLSNAYLAGYADNGRLLDIGQTLGANAARAWEPSVVNQFTRNDALWAVPQLTDAGIAVYFNADLLDAAGVDLAELTTLRWSDGPDDTLRSLAARLTVDEQGRSADTEGFDAGRIRQWGYNAANDLQGIYLNYIGSAGGIFTIGDRFAFDNPQAVEAFRYLVRLINDDHVAPPAAATNNNGDFSRNTFLQGRMALFQSGTYNLAAIAGQARFRWGVAMLPAGPKGRVSVTNGIAAAANSATSHPEAVREVLSWMGSKHGNEYLGDKGAAIPAVLAAQPVYHDYWKARGVDVSPFFRVLNGPRIPAPGAAGFPAGYQALKPYFDEMFLGRRDIEKSLADAQWAANSAAAR; encoded by the coding sequence ATGAAGCCGAGACGCTCGACGCTCATCGCTGCCTGCCTCGCCCTCGTCATGGCCACACTGTTGGTGGCCGCAACGCTGCTCGGCCACACCACCGAGCCAGAAGGGCGCACCGTCGTCACCGTGCGGCTGTGGGACCCACAGGTCGCCGCGGCCTACCGGGAGTCCTTCGCAGAGTTCAGCAAGGAACATCCGGATATCGAGGTGCGGGTCAACACGGTGGCGTATTCGGCCTACTTCGACAGCCTGCGCACCGACGTGGCCGGAGGCAGTGCCGATGACATCTTCTGGCTGTCCAACGCCTACCTCGCCGGCTACGCCGACAACGGCAGGCTGCTCGACATCGGACAGACATTGGGCGCCAACGCCGCCCGCGCCTGGGAACCCTCGGTGGTCAACCAGTTCACCCGTAACGACGCCCTGTGGGCGGTTCCGCAACTGACCGACGCCGGCATCGCGGTGTACTTCAACGCCGACCTGCTCGACGCCGCCGGTGTGGACCTCGCCGAACTGACCACGCTGCGCTGGTCCGACGGACCCGACGACACACTGCGGTCGCTGGCGGCCCGGCTCACCGTGGACGAGCAGGGCCGCAGCGCAGACACCGAAGGCTTCGACGCCGGACGCATCCGGCAGTGGGGCTACAACGCCGCCAACGATCTCCAGGGCATCTACCTCAACTACATCGGCTCGGCGGGCGGCATCTTCACCATCGGTGACCGCTTCGCGTTCGACAACCCGCAGGCCGTCGAGGCCTTCAGGTATCTGGTTCGCCTGATCAACGACGATCACGTCGCCCCGCCGGCCGCGGCCACCAACAACAACGGAGACTTCTCCCGCAACACGTTCCTGCAGGGGCGCATGGCGCTGTTCCAGTCCGGCACCTACAACCTGGCTGCGATCGCCGGCCAGGCTCGGTTCCGGTGGGGGGTGGCGATGCTGCCGGCCGGCCCCAAAGGCCGGGTCAGTGTCACCAACGGCATTGCCGCAGCGGCGAACTCAGCGACCAGCCACCCGGAGGCGGTGCGCGAGGTGTTGTCGTGGATGGGCAGCAAGCACGGCAACGAATACCTCGGCGACAAGGGCGCCGCCATCCCGGCCGTGCTGGCCGCCCAGCCGGTGTACCACGACTACTGGAAAGCGCGCGGCGTCGATGTCAGCCCGTTCTTCCGGGTGCTGAACGGGCCGCGAATCCCAGCCCCGGGCGCCGCCGGCTTCCCGGCCGGATACCAGGCCCTCAAGCCGTACTTCGACGAGATGTTCCTGGGCCGCCGCGATATCGAGAAGTCACTGGCCGACGCGCAATGGGCGGCCAATTCCGCGGCTGCCCGCTGA
- a CDS encoding ABC transporter ATP-binding protein has translation MTAKPPATTPRRGLTPGELAQAAVMAALCAATAIIAVVVPFAAGLSVLGTVPMGLLAYRYRLRVLLAATVAAGTIAFLIAGMGGMMTVVDCAYIGGLTGVVKRRGRGTGTAFAAAVVAGALFGSAIVVALTVLTRLRSLIFDSLTAGIEGMAKVFERIPVLDVAADPLRAVFATMLDYWPLLMVFLGITSITSVSMIGWWALSRILARLLGIPDVHKLDADHEDEGATIGPVPARLTDVRFRYPGVERDALGPVSMELLPGEHVAVTGPNGSGKTTLMLMLAGRQPSAGSIERAGAVGLGRVGGTAVVMQHPESQVLGSRVADDVVWGLPVGTTADVERLLAEVGLDGLAERDTGGLSGGELQRLAVAAALAREPSLLIADEVTSMVDQQGRDTLMNVLSGLTDHHQMSLVHITHYNDEADSADRTVALSGNGGSADNTDMVQTSAVPVAATPAVHNSAPVLELTGVGHEYASGTPWAKTALRDITFTVNEGDGVLVHGLNGSGKSTLAWIMAGLTVPTYGACLLDGAPVAQQVGAVAISFQAARLQLMRSTVEREIASAAGFSAREHDRVAGALEMVGLDAALAQRRIDQLSGGQMRRVVLAGLLARSPRALILDEPLAGLDAASQRGLLRLLEDLRHNNGLTVVVISHDFTGLEGLCPRTLHLHHGELALAPTAAGGAR, from the coding sequence ATGACCGCGAAACCCCCGGCGACGACGCCTCGGCGCGGCCTCACTCCCGGCGAGCTTGCGCAGGCCGCGGTGATGGCTGCTCTCTGTGCGGCCACCGCGATCATCGCCGTGGTGGTGCCTTTCGCCGCGGGGCTCTCGGTACTGGGAACCGTGCCGATGGGGCTGCTGGCCTACCGTTACCGGCTGCGGGTTCTGCTCGCGGCCACCGTCGCCGCCGGCACCATCGCGTTCCTCATCGCCGGCATGGGCGGAATGATGACCGTCGTCGACTGCGCCTACATCGGTGGACTCACCGGCGTGGTCAAGCGCCGGGGCCGCGGCACCGGCACCGCGTTCGCCGCCGCCGTGGTGGCCGGGGCGTTGTTCGGATCGGCGATCGTCGTCGCGCTGACCGTTCTGACGCGGCTGCGCAGCCTGATCTTCGACTCGTTGACCGCAGGCATCGAGGGGATGGCCAAGGTCTTCGAGCGCATCCCGGTGCTCGACGTGGCGGCCGATCCGCTCAGGGCCGTCTTCGCCACGATGCTGGACTACTGGCCGCTGCTGATGGTGTTTCTCGGCATCACCAGCATCACCTCGGTCAGCATGATCGGCTGGTGGGCGCTGTCACGCATTCTGGCCCGCCTGCTCGGCATCCCCGACGTGCACAAGCTCGACGCCGACCACGAAGATGAGGGTGCGACGATCGGGCCCGTGCCGGCCCGGCTGACCGACGTGCGGTTCCGCTATCCAGGTGTCGAGCGCGACGCGCTGGGTCCGGTGTCGATGGAATTGCTCCCCGGTGAGCATGTCGCGGTGACCGGACCGAACGGCTCGGGCAAGACCACGCTCATGCTCATGCTGGCCGGGCGCCAACCCAGCGCGGGCAGCATCGAGCGGGCCGGTGCGGTCGGGCTCGGCCGCGTCGGCGGCACCGCAGTCGTGATGCAGCATCCGGAGAGTCAGGTGCTCGGGAGCCGGGTGGCCGACGACGTGGTGTGGGGTCTTCCCGTCGGCACGACTGCCGACGTCGAGCGGCTGCTGGCCGAGGTCGGGCTCGACGGCCTGGCCGAACGTGACACCGGGGGACTGTCCGGTGGCGAACTGCAACGGCTGGCCGTCGCCGCGGCACTGGCCCGCGAACCCTCGCTGCTGATCGCCGACGAGGTCACCAGCATGGTCGACCAACAGGGCCGCGACACCTTGATGAACGTGTTGTCCGGACTGACCGACCACCACCAGATGTCGCTGGTGCACATCACGCATTACAACGACGAGGCCGATTCTGCCGACCGTACGGTGGCACTCAGCGGCAACGGCGGTTCGGCCGACAACACCGACATGGTGCAGACCTCCGCGGTGCCCGTCGCTGCCACTCCGGCTGTGCACAACAGTGCCCCGGTACTCGAACTGACCGGCGTCGGCCACGAATACGCCAGCGGAACCCCTTGGGCGAAAACAGCTTTGCGTGACATCACGTTCACCGTCAACGAGGGCGACGGCGTCCTGGTGCACGGTCTGAACGGGTCCGGCAAATCGACCCTGGCCTGGATCATGGCCGGGCTGACGGTCCCCACCTACGGTGCCTGCCTACTGGACGGCGCGCCGGTGGCGCAACAGGTCGGTGCCGTGGCGATCTCGTTCCAGGCCGCCCGGCTGCAGCTGATGCGCAGCACCGTGGAACGTGAAATCGCCTCCGCCGCAGGCTTCTCGGCGCGCGAGCACGATCGCGTCGCGGGCGCCCTGGAGATGGTCGGACTGGACGCCGCACTGGCCCAGCGTCGGATCGATCAGCTCTCGGGCGGTCAGATGCGCCGCGTGGTACTGGCCGGACTGCTGGCCCGCTCACCGCGCGCACTGATCCTCGACGAGCCGTTGGCCGGACTGGACGCCGCCAGCCAGCGCGGGCTGCTGCGGTTGTTGGAGGATCTGCGGCACAACAACGGGTTGACCGTCGTCGTCATCTCGCACGACTTCACCGGGCTGGAGGGACTGTGCCCGCGCACGCTGCATCTGCATCACGGTGAACTCGCCCTCGCCCCGACGGCTGCCGGAGGGGCCCGATGA
- a CDS encoding DUF3159 domain-containing protein: MPTPHVSADAVDPAATEERTPTLLERMGGVSGLVHASLPTFAYVTVNAIAGLNAAVAVAVGTSVALIALRLLRNEPIQPAMSGLLGVVFAALIAFYTGSAEGYFLPGIWLSLAMATAFTVSVVVRRPLVGVVWNLMRSSGPDPSWRTDKVVLRTFDVVTLVFTTVFATRFIVQQWLYDGGFTGWLAFARIAMGYPLLGVALVVVYWAVRRANRRLSAGHRPTHTYHPPNSASTV; the protein is encoded by the coding sequence ATGCCGACACCTCACGTCTCCGCTGACGCCGTCGACCCGGCCGCAACAGAAGAACGGACGCCGACGCTGCTTGAACGCATGGGTGGGGTATCGGGGCTGGTGCACGCCAGCCTGCCCACATTCGCCTATGTCACCGTCAACGCGATCGCGGGTTTGAACGCGGCCGTCGCGGTAGCCGTCGGCACCAGCGTCGCTCTCATCGCGCTCAGGCTGCTGCGCAACGAGCCCATTCAGCCGGCCATGTCCGGATTGCTCGGGGTCGTCTTCGCCGCGCTGATCGCGTTTTACACCGGTTCCGCAGAGGGCTACTTCCTGCCGGGCATCTGGCTCAGCCTGGCCATGGCCACCGCGTTCACCGTCTCGGTGGTGGTGCGGCGCCCGTTGGTCGGGGTGGTCTGGAATCTGATGCGCAGCAGCGGACCCGATCCGTCATGGCGTACCGACAAGGTCGTGCTGCGCACGTTCGACGTCGTAACTCTGGTGTTCACCACGGTGTTCGCCACGAGATTCATTGTCCAACAGTGGCTCTATGACGGCGGCTTCACCGGCTGGCTCGCGTTCGCACGGATCGCGATGGGTTATCCGCTGCTGGGCGTGGCGCTTGTGGTTGTGTACTGGGCGGTTCGGCGGGCGAATCGGCGACTGAGCGCTGGTCACCGGCCTACTCATACCTATCACCCGCCGAACTCGGCATCCACGGTCTGA
- a CDS encoding energy-coupling factor transporter transmembrane component T family protein — protein MTAPTRGQRKPVVLLRPVPGDTVIHRLWAGTKLLAVAGIGVLLTFYPGWVPIAFVAVLVLVTARLAHIPRGVLPSIPFFLWILLVIGAGLAALAGGSPFVDIGSIQVGLGGLLNFLRITALSIVLLGLGALVSWTTNVADVAPAVATLGRPLRVLRIPVHDWAVTIALALRAFPMLIDEFRTLYAAHRLRPVEPAETFRARRKQRISNLVDLLAAAVTVALRRGDEMGDAITARGGAGQISAAPSRPRTRDWIAFAVLVVVCGSALALELTILPTSLPRR, from the coding sequence ATGACCGCACCGACACGAGGCCAGCGCAAGCCCGTCGTGCTGTTGCGCCCGGTCCCCGGCGACACCGTCATCCACCGGTTGTGGGCCGGGACGAAATTGCTGGCCGTCGCGGGCATCGGCGTGCTGCTGACGTTCTATCCCGGATGGGTGCCGATCGCGTTCGTCGCGGTGCTGGTGCTGGTGACCGCGCGGCTGGCGCACATTCCGCGTGGCGTGCTGCCGTCGATCCCGTTCTTTCTGTGGATCCTGCTGGTGATCGGAGCGGGGCTGGCGGCACTGGCCGGAGGGTCCCCGTTCGTCGACATCGGGTCGATACAGGTGGGCCTTGGCGGGCTGCTCAACTTCCTGCGGATCACCGCGTTGTCGATCGTGCTGCTGGGTCTGGGCGCGCTGGTGTCCTGGACCACCAACGTCGCCGACGTCGCGCCTGCGGTGGCCACGCTGGGCCGTCCGCTGCGTGTGCTGCGCATCCCCGTGCATGACTGGGCGGTGACGATTGCGTTGGCGCTGCGGGCTTTCCCGATGCTGATCGACGAGTTCCGTACGTTGTATGCAGCGCACCGGCTGCGGCCCGTCGAACCGGCCGAGACCTTCCGGGCGCGGCGCAAGCAGCGGATCAGCAATCTGGTCGACCTGCTGGCCGCTGCCGTCACCGTGGCGTTGCGCCGGGGCGACGAGATGGGCGACGCCATCACGGCGCGCGGTGGCGCAGGTCAGATCTCGGCGGCGCCGTCACGGCCCCGGACGCGGGACTGGATCGCCTTCGCCGTCCTCGTTGTGGTCTGCGGCAGTGCCCTGGCTCTGGAGCTCACGATCCTGCCCACCAGCCTGCCCCGTCGCTGA
- a CDS encoding carbohydrate ABC transporter permease: MTSRNALIYAGLLLGAVITLLPFGLGLLTSFTSAEQFATDPPLSLPKPPTLENYIGLSDAGFGRAIVVTALMTAVILLGQLVFSVLAAYAFARLQFPGRDALFWVYIATLMVPATVTVVPLYLMMAEAGLRNTFWALVLPFMFGSPYAIFLLREYFRSIPRDLINAARLDGAHTLDVITHVVVPASRPVLVTLALITVVSQWNNFLWPLVITSGSKWQVLTVATAGLQTQYNAQWTLVMAATTVAIVPLIVLFIAFSRNIVRSIVVTGIK, from the coding sequence ATGACCTCACGTAACGCGCTGATCTACGCGGGGCTCCTTCTCGGCGCGGTGATCACCCTGCTGCCGTTCGGGCTCGGGCTGCTCACCTCGTTCACCTCGGCCGAGCAGTTCGCCACCGATCCCCCGTTGTCGCTGCCCAAGCCGCCGACGCTGGAGAACTACATCGGTCTGTCCGACGCTGGATTCGGCCGCGCGATCGTGGTGACCGCGTTGATGACCGCAGTCATCCTGCTGGGCCAGCTGGTGTTCTCGGTGCTGGCCGCCTACGCCTTCGCCCGGCTGCAGTTTCCCGGTCGCGACGCCCTGTTCTGGGTGTACATCGCGACACTGATGGTGCCCGCGACGGTGACGGTGGTGCCGCTGTATCTGATGATGGCCGAGGCCGGACTGCGCAACACCTTCTGGGCGCTGGTGCTGCCGTTCATGTTCGGCTCGCCGTACGCGATCTTCCTGCTGCGTGAGTACTTTCGGTCCATTCCGCGGGATCTGATCAACGCGGCCCGCCTCGACGGCGCCCACACCCTGGACGTCATCACCCATGTGGTGGTGCCGGCCAGCCGGCCGGTCCTGGTGACCCTGGCCCTGATCACCGTGGTGAGCCAGTGGAACAATTTCCTGTGGCCCTTGGTGATCACGAGCGGCAGCAAATGGCAGGTGCTCACCGTCGCGACGGCCGGGCTGCAGACGCAGTACAACGCGCAGTGGACCCTGGTGATGGCGGCGACCACGGTCGCGATCGTCCCGCTGATCGTGTTGTTCATCGCGTTCTCGCGCAACATCGTCCGTTCGATCGTGGTTACGGGGATCAAATGA
- a CDS encoding helix-turn-helix domain-containing protein, producing MAWSTREIAELAGTSLRAVRHYHDVGLLPQPERRSNGYKQYGVAHLVKLVRIKRLTELGFSLPQIAAMGDSDDHPEQALQELDDELAATIARLQRARDELAVLLAHSAPTDLPHDFVPPAAAAKMSAADRSLVVVLSRVLGPRGLQVYADMMREAPDDPASLEFDNLPADADEETCAALAERLVPYIEAVNLAHPGLADARTDAPRGKCFADKAIEGAMADLYNPAQLDVLRRARAILRASAAKVGER from the coding sequence ATGGCCTGGAGTACGCGGGAAATCGCCGAGCTCGCGGGCACGAGCCTGCGTGCGGTCCGGCACTATCACGACGTGGGTCTGCTTCCCCAGCCTGAGCGCCGCTCCAACGGGTACAAGCAGTACGGCGTTGCACATCTGGTCAAGTTGGTGCGCATCAAACGGCTGACCGAGCTGGGATTCTCGCTTCCGCAGATCGCTGCGATGGGGGATTCCGACGACCACCCCGAGCAAGCACTGCAAGAACTCGACGACGAACTCGCCGCGACGATCGCCCGGCTGCAGCGCGCCCGCGACGAACTCGCCGTGCTCTTGGCGCACTCCGCGCCGACGGACCTGCCGCATGACTTTGTCCCTCCGGCGGCTGCAGCCAAGATGAGCGCGGCCGATCGCTCTCTTGTTGTCGTGCTGAGCCGCGTCCTGGGTCCGCGGGGTTTGCAGGTCTACGCCGACATGATGAGGGAAGCGCCCGACGATCCGGCGTCGTTGGAATTCGACAACCTGCCCGCCGACGCCGACGAGGAGACGTGCGCGGCCCTCGCCGAGCGCCTCGTTCCCTACATCGAGGCGGTGAACCTGGCACATCCTGGACTTGCCGACGCCCGCACGGACGCCCCTCGGGGGAAATGCTTCGCGGACAAGGCGATCGAAGGGGCGATGGCCGATCTGTACAACCCGGCGCAGCTCGATGTGCTGCGCCGGGCCCGAGCAATCCTGCGGGCTTCAGCCGCGAAGGTGGGGGAGCGGTAG
- a CDS encoding SDR family NAD(P)-dependent oxidoreductase: MTGLNGKVALITGSARGMGKAIALRYAELGANVVFAINSKGTLFTLRKAARYVADNGRIIYVSSSTTCNPIPGVGLYGSSKMAARYAVGVLAQEIGGRGVTVKTILPTVIADAGVFTDIAGWVSGQHLLISGGAQQ, from the coding sequence ATGACCGGTCTCAACGGCAAAGTCGCTCTGATCACGGGGTCGGCCCGCGGCATGGGCAAGGCCATCGCCCTGCGCTATGCCGAACTCGGAGCTAATGTCGTGTTCGCCATAAACAGCAAGGGAACTTTATTCACCCTACGGAAGGCGGCCAGGTACGTCGCCGACAACGGCCGCATCATCTACGTCAGTTCGAGCACGACCTGCAATCCCATTCCCGGCGTGGGACTTTACGGATCCAGCAAGATGGCCGCACGGTATGCCGTCGGCGTGCTCGCCCAGGAGATCGGCGGCCGCGGGGTCACCGTCAAGACCATCCTGCCGACGGTCATCGCCGACGCCGGGGTGTTCACCGACATCGCCGGCTGGGTCAGCGGACAACACCTACTCATCAGCGGCGGCGCTCAGCAGTAG